A single genomic interval of Spinacia oleracea cultivar Varoflay chromosome 6, BTI_SOV_V1, whole genome shotgun sequence harbors:
- the LOC110801061 gene encoding protein XRI1 isoform X1 gives MDFHNDKESWKWPGEEYLLKKDPIRDIAKTKCMLNGVSVSQNQEDISYMFEESTPIKACGDLAYQFDNSEVMNKTPEECKEYNSQVKRRRVLDFDNTADDISSSFLKSKERIDSFDDIDILPEISQWEACLQEDLCFEDLAQSEAWLADCLIDTDMNISSDDGNAAVSSDIQMGANEVCNFTPDSVPCMSQRHVRSSRNVTFKGRKSVMRAPAKLASSVAYPFDFIKPSGVRGDVTLKDINQRILTPPPSKSKEVKEDPVYPTSAFSGKPVVGKTKIPTQGGKGSITIMRTKG, from the exons ATATAGCTAAGACCAAATGTATGTTGAATGGTGTGAGTGTATCCCAAAATCAAGAAGATATCTCCTACATGTTTGAGGAATCAACTCCGATTAAGGCTTGTGGTGACTTGGCTTACCAATTTGATAATTCTG AGGTAATGAACAAGACTCCTGAAGAGTGTAAGGAGTACAATTCTCAAGTAAAGCGGCGGCGTGTGCTGGACTTTGATAATACTGCTGATGATATCTCATCCTCATTTCTCAAATCTAAG GAAAGGATTGATTCTTTTGATGACATTGATATACTACCTGAAATCTCACAATGGGAAGCTTGTTTGCAAG AGGATTTGTGTTTTGAGGATTTGGCTCAATCTGAAGCCTGGCTTGCTGATTGCCTTATTGACACCGACATGAATATTAGCTCTGATGATGG GAATGCAGCAGTATCATCTGATATTCAAATGGGTGCAAACG AGGTTTGCAATTTCACACCTGATTCAGTACCCTGTATGTCTCAACGACATGTTAGAAGTTCTCGAAATGTTACTTTCAAAG GTAGGAAATCTGTTATGCGAGCACCGGCAAAACTTGCTTCATCTGTCGCCTATCCATTTGATTTCATTAAACCCTCTGGAGTTCGTGGAGATGTGACTCTTAAAGATATAAATCAGCGGATACTTACTCCACCTCCATCGAAATCCAAGGAAGTTAAGGAAGATCCTGTATATCCTACTTCAGCCTTTTCTGGGAAACCTGTTGTTGGTAAAACCAAAATCCCCACTCAAGGAGGAAAAGGTAGTATCACAATCATGAGAACAAAAGGATGA
- the LOC110801061 gene encoding protein XRI1 isoform X2, translated as MLNGVSVSQNQEDISYMFEESTPIKACGDLAYQFDNSEVMNKTPEECKEYNSQVKRRRVLDFDNTADDISSSFLKSKERIDSFDDIDILPEISQWEACLQEDLCFEDLAQSEAWLADCLIDTDMNISSDDGNAAVSSDIQMGANEVCNFTPDSVPCMSQRHVRSSRNVTFKGRKSVMRAPAKLASSVAYPFDFIKPSGVRGDVTLKDINQRILTPPPSKSKEVKEDPVYPTSAFSGKPVVGKTKIPTQGGKGSITIMRTKG; from the exons ATGTTGAATGGTGTGAGTGTATCCCAAAATCAAGAAGATATCTCCTACATGTTTGAGGAATCAACTCCGATTAAGGCTTGTGGTGACTTGGCTTACCAATTTGATAATTCTG AGGTAATGAACAAGACTCCTGAAGAGTGTAAGGAGTACAATTCTCAAGTAAAGCGGCGGCGTGTGCTGGACTTTGATAATACTGCTGATGATATCTCATCCTCATTTCTCAAATCTAAG GAAAGGATTGATTCTTTTGATGACATTGATATACTACCTGAAATCTCACAATGGGAAGCTTGTTTGCAAG AGGATTTGTGTTTTGAGGATTTGGCTCAATCTGAAGCCTGGCTTGCTGATTGCCTTATTGACACCGACATGAATATTAGCTCTGATGATGG GAATGCAGCAGTATCATCTGATATTCAAATGGGTGCAAACG AGGTTTGCAATTTCACACCTGATTCAGTACCCTGTATGTCTCAACGACATGTTAGAAGTTCTCGAAATGTTACTTTCAAAG GTAGGAAATCTGTTATGCGAGCACCGGCAAAACTTGCTTCATCTGTCGCCTATCCATTTGATTTCATTAAACCCTCTGGAGTTCGTGGAGATGTGACTCTTAAAGATATAAATCAGCGGATACTTACTCCACCTCCATCGAAATCCAAGGAAGTTAAGGAAGATCCTGTATATCCTACTTCAGCCTTTTCTGGGAAACCTGTTGTTGGTAAAACCAAAATCCCCACTCAAGGAGGAAAAGGTAGTATCACAATCATGAGAACAAAAGGATGA